GCAGCAGTGTGGAACTTCCGACGCATTCTAGACTTGTAGTGGCCCAGCCACGTGTCGGTATGGGCACTGGCTTCTTGCGCACAAAAGAGAGTTAAATAATGGATCTAGAGGTTGAGACGGAATAGAAGGGAAATGACCGTGGAAAGCTTGTAACATTAGTCGTATACTTAGAATGAATCTGCAGAATCTTAGTTGATTATTGAGTTGGATGAGTGCAATTCGATGTTAAAGTAAACGAGGATACTCCGGATTATCTAGAAGCCACGTTTGTACTCAAATTTTCAAGAATTTATGCGTGATGCTCGAGTCGACAAAAGAAGCAATGCATGACAAGATTGCACAATGTGGAAATTGTGTTTTGTAAGACTCATGATAGTGCACGCTTCATGACACGGAGGAACCACCCGACATCCGCCCAGCCTCCATTCTCCCCTGGCTTCTCCACCACAGTCGAAGCTATAGATTCGTCAGCTGACACGCTAGCATTGTCGTCGGTCAATTCAGCCGCAGAAGAGTGATCATCGCGGACACTATCGTTGTCTGGAGATGAGTCCGGATGCTTTGCTAGCTCGGCGGACTGGACATTTGCAGAAAGAGGTAGATCTTCGACACCGAATAGTGTCCACTCAACCATCCGATCGATCCAACCTCCCAGACCGAACCCTCGCTCCCGAGTCAAACGCTGCAGTtcctgctcgtcgatctcgtccTCCGAGTCGGACTCCTCGTCCGAGGCCGAGGCATACCCGTCCTCGAATTGCTGAATGAATGCCATTTCCGCGCGGATACGCTCATCCACAAAGTCAGGGATGAAATGGCGTGTCTCCTCGTGGGGACGGGTCGAGTCACGAGCATTCGATCCTGATCTAGTGGGGAGCGCATCGAGGCTCGTCATAGCCAGATCGTGTCTGCTGTTCCTTCGACTTGCCGCACGGGATCCCCATCGCGAATGCGCGGCTGGTGTAGACCTCCCGGATCTCGACCGGCGGGCCAGAACTGGACTGTCGACATTTGTTTCCGAGACGAGGCTCGTTGAGCTCTCGCGCTTCACGAGCCAGCTCTGGCCTTTTTCCTCTCGGGTAGACGAAGCGAGCGCGATCCCGGCTCGAAGCATCCATTCTGCGTCTCGGCGTCCGGCCGACTCGGAGGGCTGATGCCGCGATGAGGATGTGTGCTTCTTCTTAGGTCCGTGAGCatgttggtgatggtggagggGTCGTGCGTCGTCCTGGCTCTGCAGGCTGCTGTCGCTGCGGTGGATACGACTTGAGCTCTTGCTTCGGGAGTGCAGACGGACTCGGGATCCGCTGCGGGAATAAGAGAGAACGCCGGGGGTCCCTGGAACGGAAAAGCTTGAGAGATAGGATGTCCGTGTCGAGGTGTCGGCAGATCGCTCATCTCGTGGTGAGAAATAGTCCTCTGGCTCTGTGTCGTCGTCGATAGGGAACCGATTTGTCAAAGGTGCGAGCGAGACATGGTTTAGTGAAGGATATGAGCGGCGGGATGGAAATCCGCTCCCGCTTTGAGATGCAGAACCCTGTGGAGCTTGAGTGAGTGGATAGAAGGAATACAGATGGAAGGAGAGACCCATACATCCATTTGATCTATTCCTGAGAGATCGATGAAACGGTTCTTGGCTGGAAGGGGACAACTTAACGAGCTCTTAGTAGCTTGCAAGCTTGAAGTATTATGGGAtgatgtactctgtaggtgAGGAGGTGCGGCAAGGATTCGCTTGACTGTCTTCTCCGCCCGAGCTATGACTGTTGGCATGTGAAAGTGGGCTCTGGGACTGACAGACCTTAGCTCTTGCGAGTGGCTTTTTGACTAGGATCGGATCGGATAGAGTGTATCATTGCAGGGACTGAACCTGGTGAATCGATATTCTTGGCTTCTGGCAGTTCTTTGTACAACCTCGTGACATGCTCCGGGGAAAGACCATCGATGAAGGATAACCTGGGGTAAATCTCCACATCTCCACTATACAACTACTATCCATAGTACATAGATAATCAGTAAGAAATATCACACTCTACACACAGATCTAGTTGGGACAGAATGGTATTCGATCAACCTTGCTAATTTGGTTTCGGCTTGCTTTTTCTATAGAAACCATTCGATTTTCATAGGATTTTCCCCTTGTTGACAACAAATGCCTCAATAGCAGAAATTGCGGCCCACAGCCGATTCTCTGCTTCAGGGAAGACTAAGGACCGCTGGCTGTAGAAGACTTCATCGTTCACTTCCTCCGGGTGACGGGGCAAGCAGTGCATAAATTTCCACCCTTCCTTAGCACCACCACGCTTGGCCAGGTCGGCTGTGATCTGGAAGCCTTCAAAGTCCTTGAGCCGCTTAATCGATTCTGCTTCCTGTCCCATGGATACCCAAGTGTCCGTGACCAGAACATCCGCTCCCTTGACAGCTTCCTCAGGAACATTGGTCTGGATGAGTTTCCCGGGGCTGGACACGCCTTCCCCGGCCTTCTCAATGATCTCCAGCATGTGCGCAGGAATCTCATAGCCCTTGGGCGTGGCAACGGCCAGGTCAATGCCCATCTTGGCTGCCGCGATAGCCATGTCAAACAAAACATTATTCGCATCGCCGACCCAGGCGATCTTCAGGCCCTCCAGGCCCAGACTGGAGAGACCATGAGCCTTGGGTGTGAACGTTTCGTGCATGGTCTGGAAATCGGCAATTGCTTGCAGCGGATGGAATGAGTCACAGAGAGCGTTAATCACAGGAACGGTTGAGTGCTTCGCGAGGTCGGCAACTTCGGCATGCTGGCCGACGCGAGCCACGATGCAAGAGACCATTGAAGAGACCACCACTGCCGTGTCGTATAGGGACTCATTAACACCCAGTTGGATGTCATCTTTTCCCAGAAACATCGGGTGGCCTCCCATCCGCACCACGGCACCCTCGGTCGAAATCCTAGTTCGAGTACTCCGTTTACTGAACATCATGGCTACGGTCTTCCCGTTCAGGGCTCCAAGGAGATTTTGAGGCACGGAGCCCGATTTGATCGAGCGTTTGTACGAAGACGCATTGCGGACGAGGGTAGCGAACTCGGTAGGTGTCAGATCGGCAATGGAGAGAAAATGGCGAGGTGCGAAAGGAGAGATAGGAGGGGTGGTCTGGGACGAATATTGTCGCAAGCCATTGAGGGAGACACGTTGACGCAAGTGTTGGCCGTTCAATGCGCCGAATCGGGCAGCAGCCAGTTTCAGACCACAAGCCATGGTGGATGAGGTTGAAATATGGAATTGAGAGAACCCAACGAcgctgtacggagtaaattTGGCGGTATAGAAGTCAGTTGAAGGAATGACTCAGAGAAATTACCCAAAACAATTACACAGGCATACCTACCTGGGGATGATTTTATCGAAAATAAAAGCAGCCTAGTGTCTCCAATTATCGGATCGATTCATACCAGTTATTGAATAGCTGATGATGATAGTTGGCTAATCTATTGGACTGGTTGGTTGAGCTCCTCCACAACTGGGGATGGCCCTATCAGCATTCTACCGTATAATTGGGCTGTTGGCGGTGCTACGTACTTACGTCGTTGATCATCACGTTCCTTAGTCTATCCGATGCTTCAAGTATGGATACCTTACTTAACAGTCCATCAACTTATTCttgttctgctcttctttgaTCCTATTATTGTTATAGATTGCATCTTTCTATAGTACTTGTGTACATATCTTCTTTGTTTATCTCCTCAGATCTTTTGAATAGATTAGTCGTTCTATTGCCACGTTCGGCTGTCTTCCCCACTCCCCCAGCCATTATGGCTGACGAAGAACGCAGACCCCTGCTCAACGAGGGGACGTCTACGGATGGCTCGTCTTCTCACGCAGATCGACCGATTCGGCCATTCGAGTTGTCGTCAGAATCTACGCCTCTCTTGGTCCGTCGTGATGACGGTGATATTGTTGCGTACGGTACGGCGCCTCGGAGAGCATCAGCCTCATCGTCAGCGTTTGAGACTTCCAGTTTGCACAAGTATTCCAAGTGTTTGAGTGGCAGGATAAGATGGCAATGTCTCTGCGCGTTCGTCACGCTGACGGCTGTCATGTCCATCCTTGTATTCGCTTATGTGGCACCAGCAGTCGTGAAGGATTATGCAAAAGAAGCGGCAGTATTCAAACTCACGGATATTTCCATTAATTCGACCACCGAGGATGGCGTGCGAACCAGAATTCAAGGAAAATTTGTCTTGGATGCAGACCGCGTTCAGAAGCAGTCAGTCCGGACTCTAGGCCGGTTGGTCACTTGGATCAGCAGGGAAGTGGAAACGGGTCCGTCGGAGGTACAGGTCTACCTTCCGGACTATGGAGATATTCTCGCCGGCACGGCCTCTCTGCCCTCCATCAAAGTGAATGTCCAGAACGGTCATACGAACAGCCTTGATATCCTGGCGGATTTGGTCGCCGGCGACCTCATGGGTATTCGAGCAGTGGCGGACGATTGGATTGAAGGGAGACTTGGTCAGCTCAGGGTCAATGGAAAGGCCATTGTTCATCTCAAGTCTGGTATACTGAGCTTGGGTGAGCAAATACTGACTGACTCTGTGACATTCAAAGGTTATTTCCGTCTccccgctgctgctgttcttAATCATTGATAGAGGGTTTCTCAGTCGCTGATACTGTCTATAGATAAAGACTTTCCTGCTTTGCCTGAGGTCAAAATCTTGAAGCTGAATGTCTATGACCTGGATATCCCTGACGGAAGTGGCGCATTGGCGTTTGACGTGTCGCTCGCTGCATCGATTGATTCTCCTTTGTCTCTGACAATACCCTCGCTCGGCTTTGAGCTGCTCGTACCGAATTGCTCGCCAGGGGACCACAACATCTTGGTAGCCGATGCGGTCACAAAGGAATTTCAGGTCCAACCTGGTGTCAGTGCTGTCTTAAATGTAGTTGGTACTATGCAAAGTCTCTCCGACGAATTGACAAGAGCGTGCCCCGGAAGAGAAGACTCGCCACTTGATTTTCTTGTCAAGAGTTATTTGAACGGCCGTCCAACTACGGTTTACATCCGTGGAGCTGATAATCCATCTCTGGAAACTCCACCCTGGCTTGCAGACATCTTGAAGGGTGTCACAGTACCAATGCCCTTCGCAGGACATGCTCTCGATAACCTAGTCAAGAACTACACGATGTCAGACGTGCATCTCAGTCTTCCAGATCCGTTCGCTGAACCAGACTCAGAGCAATCTCAACCAAGATTATCGGCCCTGGTCAAGGTGCTAGTTGCATTGCCGGAACAGATGAATTTGCACATTGACATCCCACATGTTCGTGCCAATGCTGATGTCTTCTACCATGGGGAAAAGCTTGGAGTCATGAATATTCCAAAGTGGCAGCCGGCCAATGCAAGTTATATCAACGATACAGACGGTTGCCCGGCGTTGCTCGTAAATTTTGCGATAAAAGATGCACCGCTAAATGTTACTAATGAAGATGCTTTGACCGAAATCCTTCAGTCTTTGATTTTTGAAAGAAAGCCGGTTGACCTACGAGTTGTTGCAGTGGTCGATGCGGAAGTTGCAACGAAACTTGGCCAGTTTCCTGTCAGAGGCATACCTGCCGAGGGGGCTGTTCAAGTCAAGCGTGAGTGCATTGGCAGGATACTTCCGAAAGAAACAGATCACTGATCACTGCTTAGCTCCGTTTTCTGGCACTTTCGATGAATTGATGCCACGGCTAGAGTCCATCGAAGTTGGACATACAACCGATTCTTCCATGCTGGTCAAAACGAGAATGAATGTCACCAATCCCACGAAATATTCAGCATCAGTGCCGTTTGCCGACTTTTTGATGTTGTACAACGGGACTAAGGTTGCCCATATCACAGCCTTAGACATCGCCGTGGCTTCAAAGTCAGATGCGACGGTTCGGGTCGATATCATGTGGGAGCCGTCGAAAGGAGGTCCGGATGGTGTAGAAGCAGGCCGAGAATTTTTATCGAAATGTGTCTCAGGTGAGATACATAAAAGACCTAAAATCATTCTTGTTATCGTTAAGGTTCTAACCAATGTCTAGGGTCCAACATTACCATGACGGTACAGGGTCATGAAGGCACTATCCCGGCGTTACCTAGATTGGGGCGAGCGTTATCAAAGTTAGGCTTCGAATTTCAACTCCCCAGGATGTCTATTCCCGGGTCACCCAAGGCACCCAACGGTGACAATGGGGACACTAGGTTCATTCAAGAAGCCACGGTACTACCTGCCTTGATAGGAGCCGTTTCCCCCCCATGAACGTTGAATTGGTTCTAGCATGCCACTTTTGGGCGATGTGACTTTTGGCATAGAGCCCATTGTTCTCGggcctttttttttagaCAGGCGACTAATCTACGTGTGATCTTAGCTGCACCTTTGGTCATCCACTGCCGAGTTCACCCTGTTTTCGCCTCTCCCGAGGACGCTGATAGACATCATGTCTGTGCAAGCCCACGCTTACTACGCGGAACACGAAGAGGTCGGTAGTATTAACTACTCCGTTCCTTTCCAGGTGCCCCCTGGAGTCTCGAAGACGCCCCGGTTGCCTGTCGAGATGAATCCGGATGGTATCGGTTACGATGCTCTGAAAAGAGCTCTGGGAGGTTCCCTTGAACTTGATGCAATGGCCACAGTCGGCGTTCGGGTAGGCCACTATACGGCCACAATTGACTATCACAGCAAGGGAATTCGGGCCAATGTGAAAATCTAATATGGAGTATTTGTCTTTGGGTTAAAGAACTTCATTTGGCGCTCTTGGGTATACAGTCGGCGTTTGGGTATGGGTTCTACTGCAAGGTGATGTGAGAACACGAGATTCTACAGTATGCTTTTCCTTCAGTACCTAGTCAGATTTGCTAGCAGACTATGGGTTGAGATGGCATTGAGTTGGAATTATACACGCGACTAGCGGAATGAATCAAATTCGAGGAAGAAAGCGCTAGGATATACAAGTAACAAGCACGAAGCCGGACATTGATCTCAGAATGAACCAATCAACTTGATATTCCCAGAAAAGAAGACATAACAATTATAAATTGTTACCAATGAACACGGTCAATTTCACCAGGCTTCGAGTTACAGCTAGAAGATTTGCATTTTACAGCAGACGATTGCGTATCGGGCATTGTAATTAACCAGGAGGAAGGGTGCTAGCATCGACAACATCGGCGGCCTCTTTCTCAAGCTCTTCGCTGGGCtcagaagaaagaggagaacgAGGCAGGGCCATGAGACCAGTCCGCGTGGACTCGAGAATACCGAAGGGGCTGATAAGCTTCAGGAAGGAGTCAATACGAGAAGGCTTGGCGGAGCTGCCGAAATGTTAGCCGATGCTAGATCGTAGAACATAAACGAGTAGACTCAGAACGCTTACACTTCAACAATGCAGTTGTTGGTGCTGATGTCCAGAACCTTGCCGCCAAACTGATGAGTCAAGCGGGTGATGGCATCAAGATGCTCGTGCTTGTGTCTCAGTGCCTGACTGGGAGGCAGATGGCGAGGGTGAAActcggccttcttggcttGCGCATCGCCAGCCTTGTTCTCCTTCTGCCCTTCCAGGGCGTCACCGGGAGTGGTGATCTCGCGGTGGTGCTGGAGCAGCTCCTCGAAGAACTCGGGGCCCAGGATGCTGACCTTGGCGAGCAAAAGCTCGCGCTGCACCAGGGCAGAGTCGGTGTAGTCGAGGACGGCCCAGACGGGGACAAGGTCGTCCAGCTGTCTGCGTGCTTGCTCGACGACACCGTCCTGGCCCTGCAGCACGATGGTCATGCGGGACAGATCCTCAACCTCGGTGTTGCAAACGACCAAGCTGTCGATGTTGAAGCCCCGGGCGGCCAGGATCCCAGACACGCGAGACAGCACACCGGGCTCATTCTGCACCAGGCAGTTCAGGATGTGACGCTTTGGAGGATTGGTCGGTGTGACAGGTGTCTCGTACAAAATTGACGAGACGGCCGTAGGGGCGTCCCATTGCGGGGAGGCATCGGAAACAGGCAAGGGGAGAGGCGAGCGACGATGCAAGGCCTTGTAGGCTAATGCCGAGGTCGAGCTGGAcgaggctctggaagcaGTAAATCGAGAAAGACTGGCTGCGACTCGGGAGGTTTTGGAAGACACCGCCAGAAATGGCATCGATGCTGCCGATGACAGCATCAGAGGGCGTCGGAAAGACATGGTCTCTCGATTTGACCTGCGACGAAGGCAGGCAAAACAAGAGAGGCTGATCCGACTCAGTGGAGTCTTTTTCTAGGGCGAGAGGGAATCGGTGTCGGTAGTCATAAATCGCATTTTATACTCGCGGCCTTCCGACGTCGGGGGCGCTGACTCAAGCCTGTGTATGTCACTTACAGGGTGACAATACCGCTAGACCTTCTTTAGACTAGCGGAAACATGGGAGGATGCGCACGGTCACATGACCTGGAGCTACTGCACATCGCCAACTTTCTATTCGTGTTTTTGTCCTCTAGGATAACTGAAGAATAACTTAGTCTGCTCAAATTTCGCAGAGCTGTGTCATAGCACTGGCTAGGTTGCGAACCGTTAAACCTCAGAGCTTACCAACCTCTAGATGCTCCTTGACTAAATCTCCCCTGCGattcgccatttctccatactccgtaccga
The Aspergillus fumigatus Af293 chromosome 4, whole genome shotgun sequence DNA segment above includes these coding regions:
- the argB gene encoding ornithine carbamoyltransferase, with translation MACGLKLAAARFGALNGQHLRQRVSLNGLRQYSSQTTPPISPFAPRHFLSIADLTPTEFATLVRNASSYKRSIKSGSVPQNLLGALNGKTVAMMFSKRSTRTRISTEGAVVRMGGHPMFLGKDDIQLGVNESLYDTAVVVSSMVSCIVARVGQHAEVADLAKHSTVPVINALCDSFHPLQAIADFQTMHETFTPKAHGLSSLGLEGLKIAWVGDANNVLFDMAIAAAKMGIDLAVATPKGYEIPAHMLEIIEKAGEGVSSPGKLIQTNVPEEAVKGADVLVTDTWVSMGQEAESIKRLKDFEGFQITADLAKRGGAKEGWKFMHCLPRHPEEVNDEVFYSQRSLVFPEAENRLWAAISAIEAFVVNKGKIL
- a CDS encoding DUF3984 domain-containing protein; the protein is MPTVIARAEKTVKRILAAPPHLQSTSSHNTSSLQATKSSLSCPLPAKNRFIDLSGIDQMDGSASQSGSGFPSRRSYPSLNHVSLAPLTNRFPIDDDTEPEDYFSPRDERSADTSTRTSYLSSFSVPGTPGVLSYSRSGSRVRLHSRSKSSSRIHRSDSSLQSQDDARPLHHHQHAHGPKKKHTSSSRHQPSESAGRRDAEWMLRAGIALASSTREEKGQSWLVKRESSTSLVSETNVDSPVLARRSRSGRSTPAAHSRWGSRAASRRNSRHDLAMTSLDALPTRSGSNARDSTRPHEETRHFIPDFVDERIRAEMAFIQQFEDGYASASDEESDSEDEIDEQELQRLTRERGFGLGGWIDRMVEWTLFGVEDLPLSANVQSAELAKHPDSSPDNDSVRDDHSSAAELTDDNASVSADESIASTVVEKPGENGGWADVGWFLRVMKRALS
- a CDS encoding acetolactate synthase regulatory subunit, translated to MSFRRPLMLSSAASMPFLAVSSKTSRVAASLSRFTASRASSSSTSALAYKALHRRSPLPLPVSDASPQWDAPTAVSSILYETPVTPTNPPKRHILNCLVQNEPGVLSRVSGILAARGFNIDSLVVCNTEVEDLSRMTIVLQGQDGVVEQARRQLDDLVPVWAVLDYTDSALVQRELLLAKVSILGPEFFEELLQHHREITTPGDALEGQKENKAGDAQAKKAEFHPRHLPPSQALRHKHEHLDAITRLTHQFGGKVLDISTNNCIVEVSAKPSRIDSFLKLISPFGILESTRTGLMALPRSPLSSEPSEELEKEAADVVDASTLPPG